From Chiloscyllium plagiosum isolate BGI_BamShark_2017 chromosome 47, ASM401019v2, whole genome shotgun sequence, the proteins below share one genomic window:
- the LOC122544243 gene encoding 39S ribosomal protein L50, mitochondrial-like: MASTQGLSLLDMRTSFNALAADTLNGDGSVLAHAYMLSSAGLRRQTGRGLLSACALAARATCALRESVVCGCAGGRTMAAVRLRLRLGSGYRGLRRGLGFSRTESGIAAGPQGLEDPSLVMPPFQSRKYQPPEQLEEMVRAAVERVTGTPSGPDWQEAQLDEGQRFRLLCELAQALKHVVPNSQLHQTRSPGELLRFYQQPVDADPFAFQELAHSKLPPNIRINWGYDGKGGEGM, translated from the exons ATGGCGTCGACGCAAGGGTTGTCCTTATTGGACATGCGCACTAGTTTCAATGCCTTGGCCGCCGACACGCTTAATGGGGACGGTTCAGTGTTGGCACATGCGTACATGCTCTCTAGCGCCGGCCTCCGGCGGCAAACTGGGCGTGGTTTGCTATCCGCATGCGCACTCGCTGCCCGTGCAACCTGCGCCTTGAGGGAAAGCGTTGTCTGCGGCTGCGCGGGCGGGCGGACAATGGCGGCGGTGAGACTGAGACTGAGACTGGGCTCGGGCTATCGGGGCCTGAGGAGGGGCCTGGGATTCAGCCGCACAGAGTCCGGCATCGCAGCAGGACCGCAAGGGCTGGAG GACCCATCTCTGGTTATGCCCCCCTTCCAGAGCCGTAAGTACCAGCCTCCTGAGCAGCTGGAAGAGATGGTGCGGGCAGCGGTGGAACGGGTCACAGGTACGCCCTCTGGCCCGGACTGGCAGGAGGCTCAGCTGGATGAGGGTCAGAGGTTCCGACTCCTCTGTGAGCTGGCGCAAGCGCTCAAACACGTGGTGCCCAATTCCCAGCTCCATCAGACCAGGAGTCCGGGagaactgctgcgcttttaccAGCAGCCAGTCGACGCAGACCCCTTCGCCTTCCAGGAACTGGCTCACTCGAAGCTGCCTCCCAATATCCGCATCAACTGGGGCTACGACGGGAAAGGAGGGGAAGGAATGTAG